In Micromonospora sp. WMMA1363, a genomic segment contains:
- a CDS encoding HAD-IA family hydrolase, with the protein MSRERATALLVDFDGVLRRWDPAVAAGVERKYRLTEGVLGEIAMSWGLLQPVLTGKVSHADWTASVADALTPAVGDPGRARAAVDEWQRYRGEVDPEVLAFVREARAAGVRVGLGTNATDLLDADLAALGLTDELDVVVNSAVVGVHKPAKEYFERACDALATPPSRVLFVDDEDRAVAGARVAGLSAHRWSGPNDLRYLRAALTPAA; encoded by the coding sequence GTGAGTCGGGAACGCGCCACGGCGCTCCTGGTGGACTTCGACGGCGTGCTGCGCCGCTGGGACCCGGCGGTGGCCGCCGGCGTCGAGCGGAAGTACCGGCTCACCGAGGGCGTCCTCGGTGAGATCGCGATGTCGTGGGGGTTGCTCCAGCCGGTGCTGACCGGCAAGGTCAGCCACGCGGACTGGACGGCCAGCGTGGCGGACGCGTTGACCCCCGCGGTCGGCGATCCGGGGCGGGCCCGCGCGGCGGTCGACGAGTGGCAGCGGTACCGAGGCGAGGTGGATCCCGAGGTGTTGGCGTTCGTCCGTGAGGCCCGGGCGGCCGGGGTGCGGGTCGGGTTGGGCACCAACGCCACCGACCTGCTTGACGCGGACCTGGCCGCGCTCGGGCTCACCGACGAGCTGGATGTCGTGGTCAACTCCGCGGTGGTCGGGGTGCACAAGCCGGCGAAGGAGTACTTCGAGCGGGCCTGTGACGCCCTGGCGACCCCACCGTCACGGGTGCTGTTCGTCGACGACGAGGACCGTGCGGTCGCCGGCGCCCGGGTGGCCGGTCTGTCGGCGCATCGCTGGAGCGGCCCCAACGACCTCCGCTACCTGCGCGCGGCCCTCACGCCGGCCGCCTGA
- a CDS encoding DinB family protein gives MTWKAPLIDRRHEPYLGDERTMLEGWLNYHRDTLLHKCSGLTAGPLKTASVAPSALTLIGLVRHMTVVERWWFRQRFAGADLPDQYDFAADPDAEFNTVATADPAADIAAFRTEIEAADAAAAGHDLNETFTLRRRDGSAHEVSLRWVYVHMIEEYARHNGHADLIRECLDGVTGD, from the coding sequence ATGACGTGGAAAGCACCGTTGATCGACCGGCGGCACGAGCCCTACCTCGGTGACGAGCGCACCATGCTGGAGGGCTGGCTCAACTACCACCGTGACACCTTGCTGCACAAGTGCTCGGGGCTGACCGCTGGGCCGCTGAAGACGGCGAGCGTAGCTCCGTCCGCCCTCACCCTGATCGGCCTGGTCCGGCACATGACCGTGGTGGAACGGTGGTGGTTCCGGCAGCGCTTCGCCGGTGCGGACCTGCCCGACCAGTACGACTTCGCCGCCGACCCGGACGCCGAGTTCAACACCGTGGCCACCGCCGACCCGGCGGCCGACATCGCCGCGTTCCGGACCGAGATCGAGGCCGCCGACGCCGCGGCCGCCGGGCACGACCTGAACGAGACGTTCACGCTGCGTCGCCGCGATGGCAGCGCGCACGAGGTCAGCCTGCGCTGGGTCTACGTCCACATGATCGAGGAGTATGCCCGGCACAACGGCCACGCTGACCTGATCCGCGAATGTCTGGACGGCGTGACCGGCGACTGA
- the mutM gene encoding bifunctional DNA-formamidopyrimidine glycosylase/DNA-(apurinic or apyrimidinic site) lyase encodes MPELPEVETVRQGLAQWVVGRRLTAVEVLHPRAVRRHAAGGRHFSDVLAGRTILGARRRGKYLWLPLDSGDAVIGHLGMSGQLLLQPPTAPDETHLRVRFRFADTGPELRFVDQRTFGGLSVSEGGADLPAEIAHIAHDPIDPEFSEAAFVAAVRRRHTEVKRALLDQTLLSGVGNIYADEALWRAKLHGARATDALTGPAALRLLGHVRDVLGEAIKEGGTSFDALYVNVNGESGYFDRALNVYGREGQPCRRCGAPIRREAFMNRSSFSCPRCQPRPRGTVRV; translated from the coding sequence GTGCCTGAGCTGCCCGAGGTCGAGACCGTCCGGCAGGGGCTGGCCCAGTGGGTCGTCGGCCGGCGGCTCACCGCCGTCGAGGTGCTTCACCCCCGGGCGGTGCGTCGGCACGCGGCTGGTGGTCGCCACTTCTCCGACGTGCTCGCCGGCCGGACGATCCTCGGCGCGCGGCGGCGGGGGAAGTACCTCTGGCTCCCACTGGACAGCGGCGACGCGGTGATCGGTCACCTGGGCATGTCGGGGCAACTCCTCCTGCAACCGCCCACGGCGCCTGACGAGACCCACCTGCGGGTCCGGTTCCGGTTCGCCGACACCGGCCCCGAGCTGCGCTTCGTCGACCAGCGGACGTTCGGCGGGCTGTCCGTCAGCGAGGGTGGTGCCGACCTGCCGGCGGAGATCGCCCACATCGCCCACGACCCGATCGACCCGGAGTTCTCCGAAGCCGCCTTCGTCGCCGCCGTGCGGCGCCGCCACACCGAGGTCAAGCGTGCCCTGCTGGACCAGACGCTGCTCTCCGGCGTGGGCAACATCTACGCCGACGAGGCGTTGTGGCGGGCGAAGCTGCACGGTGCCCGCGCCACCGACGCGCTGACCGGCCCGGCGGCACTGCGTCTGCTCGGGCACGTGCGCGACGTGCTCGGCGAGGCGATCAAGGAGGGCGGGACCAGTTTCGACGCGTTGTACGTGAACGTCAACGGCGAGAGCGGATACTTCGACCGTGCGCTCAACGTCTACGGGCGGGAGGGGCAGCCGTGCCGGCGGTGCGGTGCGCCGATCCGTCGGGAGGCGTTCATGAACCGGTCGTCGTTCAGCTGTCCGCGCTGCCAGCCCCGCCCCCGGGGGACTGTCCGGGTCTGA
- a CDS encoding MMPL family transporter, translated as MTVRLARWSAEHPWRAIALWVVFVVVCFVAGNAAGLKEATSSDLAVGESGRAEVIVAAGDFTDPAVENVLITPRDGTLDMTAARAAADDAADRLRTVSGVASIGEPVPARDGSALLLPIVMSGDPETAPDRVQPLRDATAGVQDVHPRLRVEQVGSPSINKALDDTLGADFKRAELLSLPVTLAILVVAFGALIAAGVPVLLALSSVAAALGLSTLASHLVPATDATASVILLIGMAVGVDYSLFYVRREREERAKGRTGLDAVEIAAETSGHAVVVSGFAVIISMAGLLLAGDVLFSSMAVGSILVVAVAMIGSLTVLPALLAKLGRWVDRPRVPLLWRLTTPRTGHHGAPARPRFWPAVLRPALRAPVATLVVSVALLLALAAPALSMKLKSPGIEDLPRSTPAMQAYDRLTAAFPSNGTSHTVAVRAPAAEADRVRAALTDLAGRADADPLFASTEGAGPKIEVSADRQVSVLSIATPYPGRDDRAVQSLRKLREDLVPASLGGIPGTEYAVGGAVADSEDYGRHIEEKLPIVMGFVLVLTFLVMTWTFRSVVVALSSILLNLLSAGAAYGLLVLVFQGDWAEGLLGFTSMGAIVSWLPLFLFVVLFGLSMDYHVFVVSRIREGVRAGMPNREAVAYGITSSAGVVTSAAIVMVGVFSIFATLSTVDMKQLGVGLAAAILLDATIIRAVVLPALMTMLGERNWWAPRFLRARSAPAPTAPPTPTPELVGQR; from the coding sequence ATGACGGTGCGGCTGGCGCGGTGGAGTGCCGAACATCCGTGGCGCGCGATCGCGCTGTGGGTGGTGTTCGTGGTGGTGTGCTTCGTGGCGGGGAACGCCGCCGGCCTCAAGGAGGCCACGAGTTCCGATCTGGCGGTCGGTGAGTCGGGCCGGGCGGAAGTGATCGTCGCCGCTGGCGACTTCACCGACCCGGCGGTGGAGAACGTCCTGATCACGCCACGCGACGGCACGTTGGACATGACGGCGGCGCGGGCTGCGGCCGACGACGCGGCGGACCGGCTGCGGACGGTGTCGGGCGTCGCGTCGATCGGCGAACCGGTGCCGGCCCGCGACGGGTCCGCGCTGCTGCTGCCGATCGTCATGTCCGGCGACCCGGAGACGGCGCCGGACCGGGTGCAGCCGCTGCGGGACGCCACAGCCGGCGTGCAGGACGTCCACCCGCGGCTGCGCGTCGAGCAGGTCGGCTCCCCGTCGATCAACAAGGCGTTGGACGACACCCTCGGTGCCGACTTCAAGCGGGCCGAGCTGCTGAGCCTGCCGGTGACGCTGGCCATCCTCGTCGTCGCCTTCGGCGCGCTGATCGCCGCCGGCGTACCGGTGTTGTTGGCGCTCTCCTCGGTGGCGGCCGCGCTGGGGCTGTCCACTCTCGCCTCGCACCTCGTGCCGGCAACCGATGCCACGGCCAGCGTGATCCTGCTGATCGGCATGGCGGTCGGGGTGGACTACTCGCTCTTCTACGTCCGCCGGGAGCGGGAGGAGCGGGCGAAGGGCCGCACCGGGCTCGACGCGGTGGAGATCGCCGCTGAGACTTCGGGGCACGCCGTGGTGGTCTCCGGCTTCGCCGTCATCATCTCGATGGCCGGGCTGCTGCTCGCCGGCGACGTGCTCTTCTCCTCCATGGCCGTCGGCTCGATCCTGGTGGTCGCCGTCGCGATGATCGGGTCGCTGACCGTGCTGCCGGCGCTGCTCGCCAAGCTCGGTCGCTGGGTGGACCGGCCCCGCGTGCCGCTGCTGTGGCGGCTCACCACACCGCGCACCGGGCACCACGGCGCACCCGCCCGGCCGCGCTTCTGGCCCGCCGTACTGCGGCCGGCGCTGCGGGCACCCGTGGCGACCCTGGTGGTGTCGGTGGCACTGCTGCTCGCTCTCGCCGCTCCCGCGCTGAGCATGAAGCTGAAGTCCCCCGGCATCGAGGACCTGCCCCGCAGCACGCCGGCGATGCAGGCATACGACCGGCTCACCGCCGCCTTCCCGAGCAACGGCACCAGCCACACCGTCGCGGTCCGGGCGCCGGCGGCGGAGGCCGACCGGGTGCGCGCGGCGCTGACCGACCTGGCCGGCCGGGCGGATGCCGACCCACTGTTCGCGTCCACCGAGGGGGCCGGCCCGAAGATCGAGGTGTCGGCCGACCGGCAGGTGTCCGTCCTGTCGATCGCCACACCGTACCCCGGCCGGGACGACCGCGCCGTGCAGTCGCTGCGCAAGCTCCGCGAGGACCTGGTGCCGGCCAGCCTGGGCGGGATCCCGGGCACCGAGTACGCGGTCGGTGGCGCGGTGGCCGACAGCGAGGACTACGGGCGACACATCGAGGAGAAACTGCCGATCGTCATGGGCTTCGTGCTGGTGCTCACCTTCCTGGTGATGACCTGGACGTTCCGGTCGGTGGTGGTCGCGCTCAGCTCGATCCTGCTCAACCTGCTCTCCGCCGGTGCCGCGTACGGGCTGCTGGTCCTGGTCTTCCAGGGCGACTGGGCCGAGGGGCTGCTCGGTTTCACCTCGATGGGCGCGATCGTCTCCTGGCTGCCGCTGTTCCTGTTCGTGGTGCTCTTCGGGCTCTCGATGGACTACCACGTCTTCGTGGTCAGCCGGATCCGCGAGGGTGTCCGTGCCGGCATGCCGAACCGGGAGGCGGTGGCGTACGGCATCACCTCGTCGGCTGGCGTGGTGACCAGCGCGGCGATCGTGATGGTCGGAGTCTTCTCGATCTTCGCGACGCTGAGCACTGTCGACATGAAGCAGCTCGGCGTCGGCCTCGCGGCGGCGATCCTGCTGGACGCCACGATCATCCGGGCGGTGGTGCTGCCGGCGCTGATGACCATGCTCGGCGAGCGGAACTGGTGGGCGCCCCGTTTCCTGCGGGCACGCTCCGCGCCGGCTCCCACCGCCCCACCCACGCCGACACCGGAGCTGGTCGGCCAGCGCTGA
- a CDS encoding CAP domain-containing protein yields MEARGVYGWNDPIEPDGAARRPEPAADEPAWLTDHPEPRSAYLFGDDPDRPADEWSRQQPTARWQPEPDRRDAPPRQPAAAYRDEPARRPEPTSSWQRDEPTGSWQRAEAGGHEPTTAWQHAEPTGSWQHAEPTGSWQRDEPTGGWQRAAAGSHEPPTAWQRGENPGWPREEATASWRSDEPTAGWRPAAATGEWRQEEATGGWAGTPTGAYPGEPVTSELPATGAPAVTVGAGQPPVDGGHRRRLPRPVLIGGAAAAATLVVSLGVGALALSGGDGRTPTSAVDNTVATAPALAESAETPAEALAPTSPSAVPTTATPSPSVTPSSKPSARSTPAVSRSTATSRRAPARTTAPATSGTTAAPSGGSVSAQASEVVDLVNAERAKAGCGALSIDDKLMLAAQRHSQDQADHQKMSHDGSDDSDPGERINRVGYEWSTYGENVAWNQRTPAAVMDAWMNSSGHRKNILNCDFTEIGVGIASSNGPYWTQVFAAPR; encoded by the coding sequence ATGGAGGCTAGAGGCGTGTACGGCTGGAACGACCCGATCGAACCGGATGGCGCCGCTCGGCGGCCTGAACCGGCGGCCGACGAACCGGCCTGGCTGACCGACCACCCCGAGCCGCGCTCGGCCTACCTGTTCGGCGACGACCCGGACCGGCCCGCGGACGAGTGGTCCCGGCAGCAGCCGACCGCCCGCTGGCAGCCCGAGCCCGACCGGCGCGACGCACCGCCGCGGCAGCCGGCCGCGGCGTACCGCGACGAACCGGCGCGGCGCCCGGAGCCCACCTCGAGCTGGCAGCGCGACGAACCGACAGGCAGCTGGCAGCGCGCCGAGGCCGGGGGCCACGAGCCCACCACCGCGTGGCAGCACGCGGAACCCACAGGCAGCTGGCAGCACGCGGAACCCACAGGCAGCTGGCAGCGCGACGAACCGACAGGCGGCTGGCAGCGCGCCGCGGCCGGGAGCCACGAGCCCCCCACCGCGTGGCAGCGCGGGGAGAACCCGGGCTGGCCGCGGGAAGAGGCGACCGCCAGTTGGCGATCCGACGAGCCGACGGCCGGTTGGCGCCCGGCTGCGGCCACCGGCGAGTGGCGGCAGGAGGAAGCAACCGGTGGTTGGGCGGGCACGCCCACCGGGGCGTACCCCGGTGAGCCGGTAACCAGCGAGCTGCCGGCAACCGGCGCGCCGGCCGTCACGGTCGGAGCCGGCCAGCCGCCGGTCGACGGCGGGCACCGCCGTCGACTGCCGCGCCCCGTGCTGATCGGCGGCGCCGCCGCGGCGGCAACGCTGGTGGTCAGCCTCGGAGTCGGCGCCCTCGCCCTCTCCGGCGGCGACGGCCGCACCCCCACCTCGGCCGTGGACAACACCGTCGCGACAGCCCCAGCCCTGGCGGAGAGCGCGGAGACACCGGCCGAGGCGCTCGCCCCCACCAGCCCGAGCGCCGTGCCGACCACCGCGACGCCCTCCCCGTCGGTTACGCCGAGCAGCAAGCCGAGCGCCAGATCGACGCCGGCCGTGTCCCGGTCCACCGCCACGTCCCGCCGCGCACCGGCGCGCACCACCGCGCCGGCCACCAGCGGCACCACCGCGGCCCCCTCCGGCGGCAGCGTCAGCGCCCAGGCCAGCGAGGTCGTCGACCTGGTCAACGCCGAGCGAGCGAAAGCGGGCTGCGGCGCGCTGAGCATCGACGACAAGCTGATGCTCGCCGCCCAGCGGCACAGCCAGGACCAGGCCGACCACCAGAAGATGTCGCACGACGGCAGCGACGACAGCGACCCCGGCGAGCGGATCAACCGGGTCGGCTACGAGTGGAGCACATACGGCGAGAACGTCGCCTGGAACCAGCGGACCCCGGCCGCCGTGATGGACGCCTGGATGAACAGCTCCGGACACCGGAAAAACATCCTGAACTGCGACTTCACCGAGATCGGTGTCGGCATCGCCAGCAGCAACGGGCCGTACTGGACGCAGGTCTTCGCGGCACCGCGCTAG
- the rnc gene encoding ribonuclease III produces MSNDKRRRPPVDHLAAEFGVTLDPDLLERALTHRSYAYENGGLPTNERLEFLGDSVLGVVITTALFHNHPDLPEGQLAKLRASVVNMRALADVARGLGPAGLGPYLLLGKGEETTGGRDKASILADTLEALLGAIYLQYGLDTAAIVIHRLFDPLMAESARRGAALDWKTSLQELTAAQGLGVPEYRIEGTGPDHLKTFTAWVVVAGSRYGGAEGRSKKEAEQRAAESAWRTLTARAERAQAGTAESVSEPDGDGDRGTVDVGLAGESGRA; encoded by the coding sequence ATGAGCAACGACAAGCGCCGGCGACCGCCCGTCGACCACCTGGCCGCGGAGTTCGGCGTGACGCTGGACCCGGACCTGCTGGAGCGTGCGCTGACCCACCGCTCGTACGCGTACGAGAACGGCGGCCTACCCACCAACGAGCGGCTGGAGTTCCTCGGCGACTCGGTGCTCGGCGTGGTGATCACCACGGCGCTCTTCCACAACCACCCGGACCTGCCGGAGGGCCAACTGGCAAAGCTCCGGGCGAGCGTGGTGAACATGCGCGCCCTCGCCGACGTGGCGCGCGGTCTGGGCCCCGCCGGGCTGGGCCCGTACCTGCTGCTCGGCAAGGGGGAGGAGACGACCGGGGGCCGGGACAAGGCGAGCATCCTCGCCGACACCCTGGAGGCGCTGCTCGGCGCGATCTACCTCCAGTACGGGCTGGACACCGCCGCCATCGTCATCCACCGCCTCTTCGACCCGCTGATGGCCGAGTCGGCCCGGCGCGGGGCGGCGCTGGACTGGAAGACCAGCCTTCAGGAGCTGACCGCCGCGCAGGGGCTGGGCGTCCCGGAGTACCGCATCGAGGGCACCGGGCCGGACCACTTGAAGACGTTCACCGCGTGGGTGGTGGTCGCCGGCAGCCGTTACGGCGGTGCCGAGGGGCGGAGCAAGAAGGAAGCCGAGCAGCGAGCCGCGGAGTCGGCCTGGCGGACACTGACCGCGCGGGCGGAGCGCGCGCAGGCCGGTACCGCCGAGAGCGTGTCCGAACCGGACGGGGACGGCGACCGCGGGACGGTGGACGTGGGTCTCGCCGGCGAGTCCGGCCGTGCCTGA
- the smc gene encoding chromosome segregation protein SMC → MHLKSLTVKGFKSFASATTLKLEPGITCVVGPNGSGKSNVVDAIAWVLGEQGAKALRGGKMEDVIFAGTAGRAPLGRAEVTLTIDNTDGALPIEYTEVSITRRMFRSGESEYEINGDSCRLLDIQELLSDSGIGREMHIIVGQGRLDGMLHAKPEDRRAFIEEAAGVLKHRKRKEKALRKLDAMQTNLNRLTDLTAELRRQLKPLGRQAEVARRAAVIQANLRDARLRLLADDLATLRTTLDKEIADETALRERREQVEAEHAEIQSRLGELEAVLAEDAPLLAAAQDTWYKLSALQERFRSIEQLARERLRHLSTTPDDERPGRDPDQLEAEAERVREQEDELRAALTDDQIRLAEAVEHRQELERQLAAAERELVAAAKAIADRREGLARLTGQVNSARARTATAGEEIERLAAAHADALTRAERAQAELDAVAEQSTEADRDNADLDARHAEVVAAQEKAQATVRTLSDAERAAEKDAATWKAREEALALGLRRKDGAGALLARADEVPGLLGGLSGLLTVAPGHEAALAAALGGLADAVAVSGVDEAIEAIRMLKIADAGRAGLMIGSAAGPGMAGSADALRPKLPDGARWAPDLVECAAEIRAAVHRALRDVVLVDDLAAAAEAIAGNPELRAVTPDGDVLGAYAAAGGSARAPSFIEVQAAVEEARTSRVAAERTAAELREQLADARAEVAAAKEAVQHAAAVKREAESHRNAAARRLAELGGAARSAQAETDRLGESRARAEAARERDLAALGELEERLRLAEATPIDAEPSTEERDQLAAMAPRARQNEMEVRLAVRTAEERVSSIAGRADSLRRQATAERAARERAAARRAARTRGAAIAGAVAGGAREALTRLAISITQAEEHRDAVARERAAREAELSEVRGAAKRLGTELERLTSQVHRDEVARAEQRLRIEQLEAKAAEDFGLDVATLVAEYGPSRPVPPTDADVAAADRDGLPVPEPVPYERAVQEKRAAKAERELALLGKVNPLALEEFAALEERYKFLAEQLEDLKATRRDLLTVVKDVDDRILEVFASAFADTAREFEQVFGVLFPGGAGRLVLTDPDDLLATGVEVEARPPGKKIKRLSLLSGGERSLTAVAMLVAIFRARPSPFYIMDEVEAALDDVNLGRLITLLAQLREKSQLIVITHQKRTMEVADALYGVTMRNGVTQVISQRLNRADDRQENNE, encoded by the coding sequence GTGCATCTCAAGAGCCTGACGGTGAAGGGTTTCAAGTCCTTCGCCTCCGCGACGACGCTGAAGCTGGAGCCGGGGATCACCTGCGTGGTGGGTCCGAACGGCTCCGGCAAGTCCAACGTCGTCGACGCCATCGCCTGGGTGCTTGGCGAGCAGGGTGCGAAGGCACTGCGCGGCGGCAAGATGGAGGACGTCATCTTCGCCGGCACCGCCGGTCGTGCGCCGCTCGGCCGGGCCGAGGTGACCCTCACGATCGACAACACCGACGGCGCGTTGCCAATCGAGTACACCGAGGTCTCCATCACCCGGCGGATGTTCCGCTCGGGCGAGAGCGAATACGAGATCAACGGTGACTCCTGCCGCCTGCTCGACATTCAGGAACTGTTGTCGGACTCCGGTATCGGCCGGGAGATGCACATCATCGTCGGGCAGGGCCGGCTCGACGGTATGTTGCACGCCAAGCCGGAGGATCGGCGGGCGTTCATCGAGGAGGCTGCCGGCGTCCTCAAGCACCGCAAGCGCAAGGAGAAGGCGCTGCGGAAGCTCGACGCGATGCAGACCAACCTCAACCGGCTCACCGACCTCACCGCCGAGTTGCGCCGCCAGCTCAAGCCGCTCGGCCGGCAGGCCGAGGTGGCCCGCCGGGCCGCCGTGATCCAGGCCAACCTGCGGGACGCCCGGCTCCGGCTGCTCGCCGACGACCTCGCCACGCTGCGGACCACCCTGGACAAGGAAATCGCCGACGAGACCGCCCTGCGCGAACGGCGGGAGCAGGTCGAGGCCGAGCACGCCGAGATCCAGTCCCGCCTCGGTGAACTGGAGGCGGTACTCGCCGAGGACGCGCCGCTGCTCGCCGCCGCGCAGGACACCTGGTACAAGCTCTCCGCGTTGCAGGAGCGGTTCCGTTCCATCGAACAGCTTGCCCGTGAGCGGCTGCGCCACCTCAGCACCACGCCGGACGACGAGCGGCCGGGCCGGGACCCGGACCAGTTGGAGGCGGAGGCGGAGCGGGTCCGCGAGCAGGAGGACGAGCTGCGCGCCGCGCTCACCGACGACCAGATCCGGCTCGCCGAGGCGGTGGAGCACCGCCAGGAACTGGAACGGCAGCTCGCCGCCGCCGAGCGGGAGCTGGTCGCGGCGGCCAAGGCCATCGCCGACCGCCGTGAGGGGCTGGCTCGGTTGACCGGGCAGGTGAACTCCGCTCGCGCCCGTACCGCCACCGCCGGTGAGGAGATCGAGCGACTCGCCGCCGCGCACGCCGACGCGCTGACCAGGGCGGAGCGGGCGCAGGCCGAGCTGGACGCCGTCGCCGAGCAGTCCACCGAGGCGGACCGGGACAACGCCGACCTGGACGCGCGGCACGCCGAGGTGGTCGCGGCCCAGGAGAAGGCGCAGGCGACGGTGCGGACGTTGAGTGACGCCGAGCGGGCCGCCGAGAAGGATGCGGCGACCTGGAAGGCCCGCGAGGAGGCCCTCGCCCTCGGCCTGCGCCGCAAGGACGGCGCCGGCGCGTTGCTGGCTCGCGCGGACGAGGTGCCGGGGCTGCTCGGCGGTCTGTCCGGGCTGCTCACCGTGGCCCCCGGCCACGAGGCCGCACTCGCCGCCGCCCTGGGCGGCCTCGCCGACGCGGTCGCGGTCAGCGGCGTGGACGAGGCCATCGAGGCGATCCGGATGCTCAAGATCGCCGACGCCGGGCGGGCGGGCCTGATGATCGGCAGCGCCGCGGGGCCGGGGATGGCCGGTTCCGCCGACGCGCTGCGTCCCAAACTGCCCGACGGCGCCCGCTGGGCACCCGACCTGGTGGAGTGCGCCGCCGAGATCCGGGCCGCGGTGCACCGGGCGTTACGCGACGTCGTCCTCGTCGACGACCTCGCGGCCGCCGCCGAGGCGATCGCCGGTAACCCGGAGCTGCGCGCGGTCACCCCGGACGGCGACGTGCTCGGGGCGTACGCCGCCGCCGGTGGATCGGCCAGGGCACCCAGCTTCATCGAGGTTCAGGCCGCCGTCGAGGAGGCCCGGACCAGCCGCGTCGCTGCCGAGCGGACCGCCGCCGAGCTGCGCGAGCAGCTGGCCGACGCGCGCGCCGAGGTGGCCGCCGCCAAGGAGGCGGTGCAGCACGCCGCCGCCGTTAAACGGGAGGCGGAGAGCCACCGCAACGCGGCCGCGCGCCGGCTCGCCGAGCTGGGCGGGGCGGCCCGGTCGGCGCAGGCCGAGACCGATCGGCTCGGGGAGTCCCGCGCCCGGGCCGAGGCGGCCCGGGAACGCGACCTCGCCGCCCTCGGCGAGCTCGAGGAGCGGCTGCGGCTGGCCGAGGCAACCCCGATCGACGCGGAGCCCTCGACCGAGGAGCGCGACCAACTCGCCGCGATGGCGCCTCGGGCGCGGCAGAACGAGATGGAGGTGCGCCTCGCCGTGCGTACCGCCGAGGAGCGGGTTTCCTCGATCGCCGGCCGGGCCGATTCGCTGCGCCGGCAGGCGACGGCCGAGCGGGCCGCCCGCGAGCGGGCGGCGGCGCGGCGGGCGGCGCGGACCCGCGGTGCGGCGATCGCGGGGGCGGTGGCCGGCGGCGCCCGGGAGGCGCTGACCCGGCTCGCCATCTCGATCACGCAGGCCGAGGAGCACCGCGACGCCGTGGCGCGCGAGCGGGCCGCGCGGGAGGCCGAGCTGTCCGAGGTGCGCGGCGCCGCCAAGCGTCTCGGCACGGAGCTGGAACGGCTGACCAGCCAGGTGCACCGGGACGAGGTCGCCCGCGCCGAGCAGCGGCTACGCATCGAGCAGCTGGAGGCCAAGGCCGCCGAGGACTTCGGGCTCGACGTGGCGACGTTGGTCGCCGAGTACGGCCCGTCCCGTCCCGTCCCGCCGACCGACGCCGACGTCGCGGCGGCCGACCGGGACGGCCTGCCGGTGCCCGAGCCGGTCCCCTACGAACGGGCCGTGCAGGAGAAGCGCGCCGCCAAGGCGGAACGGGAGCTTGCCCTGCTCGGCAAGGTCAACCCGCTGGCGCTGGAGGAGTTCGCGGCGCTCGAGGAGCGGTACAAGTTCCTCGCCGAGCAGTTGGAGGACCTGAAGGCCACCCGGCGTGACCTGCTCACCGTGGTCAAGGACGTGGACGACCGGATCCTGGAGGTCTTCGCCAGCGCGTTCGCCGACACCGCGCGGGAGTTCGAGCAGGTCTTCGGCGTGCTGTTCCCCGGCGGTGCGGGGCGACTGGTGCTCACCGACCCGGACGACCTGCTCGCCACCGGCGTCGAGGTGGAGGCCCGGCCACCGGGCAAGAAGATCAAGCGGCTGTCGCTGCTCTCCGGCGGCGAGCGGTCGCTGACCGCGGTGGCGATGCTGGTGGCGATCTTTCGCGCCCGGCCCAGCCCGTTCTACATCATGGACGAGGTGGAGGCGGCGCTCGACGACGTGAATCTGGGCCGACTGATCACGCTGCTGGCGCAGCTGCGAGAAAAGAGCCAGCTGATCGTCATCACGCACCAGAAGCGGACCATGGAGGTCGCGGACGCCCTCTACGGCGTGACGATGCGCAACGGGGTCACCCAGGTGATCAGCCAGCGGCTCAACCGGGCCGATGACAGGCAGGAGAACAACGAGTGA